One Parcubacteria group bacterium DNA window includes the following coding sequences:
- a CDS encoding HU family DNA-binding protein, giving the protein MAHKNKNTLVEKVHEVLGTSKADAERAVDAVIDTIVNALKAGEEVSIAGLGIFVTKQRAARMARNPKTGAQVHVPATRVPKFKPAKALKEAVKQ; this is encoded by the coding sequence ATGGCGCACAAAAACAAAAACACACTTGTCGAAAAGGTTCACGAAGTACTCGGCACCTCAAAGGCAGACGCTGAGCGAGCAGTTGATGCGGTGATCGACACTATCGTCAACGCGCTTAAGGCGGGAGAAGAGGTGTCTATCGCAGGGTTGGGTATCTTTGTTACCAAGCAGCGCGCTGCTCGCATGGCAAGAAACCCAAAGACGGGAGCACAGGTACATGTTCCCGCAACACGCGTTCCGAAGTTTAAGCCAGCAAAGGCGCTCAAGGAAGCGGTGAAGCAGTAA
- a CDS encoding inorganic diphosphatase, with product MSNLWHSIEPGTPDSLNVIIEIPKLSRIKYELDKETGLIKFDRVLYSPMHYPANYGFVPKTLWDDGDPLDVLVMTHEEIIPGALVEVRPIGVLPMVDGGEDDAKVLSVPAKDPRFKETVDLKDLEQHLLAEIKHFFTVYKDLQGKEVKVGEWQDKTAAKKVVERAIALYKDKFPA from the coding sequence ATGAGCAATTTGTGGCATTCAATTGAACCAGGCACACCCGATAGTCTCAATGTCATCATTGAAATCCCGAAGCTTTCGCGCATTAAATACGAACTCGACAAAGAGACGGGGTTGATTAAGTTTGACCGCGTCCTCTACTCACCAATGCACTACCCCGCAAACTACGGCTTTGTGCCGAAAACATTGTGGGATGATGGCGATCCTCTTGATGTATTGGTAATGACGCACGAAGAGATTATTCCTGGTGCATTGGTTGAGGTGCGCCCGATAGGCGTGCTCCCCATGGTTGACGGCGGAGAAGACGACGCAAAAGTGTTGAGCGTACCAGCGAAAGACCCTCGTTTCAAAGAAACGGTTGATCTCAAAGACCTTGAGCAACACCTTCTTGCTGAAATCAAACATTTCTTTACTGTCTACAAGGATCTCCAGGGAAAAGAAGTGAAAGTAGGAGAGTGGCAAGACAAAACTGCCGCCAAGAAAGTGGTTGAAAGAGCAATTGCCCTCTATAAAGACAAGTTTCCTGCATAG
- the nusA gene encoding transcription termination/antitermination protein NusA produces MAMLDLKALNVALDQLQGERGIPREKIIAAIEDALAAAYKKDYGKRGQVIRARFDSDTGSIEFSQVKTVVDEEQVRMPEEGEEEIDVFPQTPERRGRVLDETKVAGEGVEAEEETKIRYNPEQHLFPEEARRMKKDAEIGDEIIFPLESKDDYGRIAAQTAKQVIIQRIREAERTSAFEEYGKRRGEVVNGTVQRIERGTIFVDLGRTTGVLPRDEQIPGEYFRQGDRIRAYLYDIEEGAREITLRLSRSHPRFLHKLMEIEVPEIANGAVEIKGIVREPGSRSKVAVASNDEHIDPVGSCVGQRGVRITAVMNELGGEKIDIIEWAAQEEQFIARALSPADVIDVTLKSEERRAEIMVSPDQYSLAIGKGGQNARLAARLTGWRIDIKESTGKQELKTGDVTVDAEKTKEESKANEKSE; encoded by the coding sequence ATGGCCATGCTTGACTTGAAGGCGTTAAACGTTGCTCTTGACCAACTCCAGGGAGAGCGCGGTATCCCACGAGAAAAGATTATTGCGGCAATCGAAGATGCCCTTGCCGCCGCATACAAAAAAGACTACGGAAAACGTGGGCAAGTTATTCGTGCCCGTTTTGATTCCGACACGGGTTCTATAGAATTTTCACAGGTGAAGACTGTTGTGGACGAAGAACAGGTGCGCATGCCTGAAGAAGGAGAAGAAGAGATTGATGTGTTTCCGCAGACACCAGAAAGGCGCGGACGAGTGCTTGATGAAACGAAGGTTGCGGGCGAGGGTGTGGAAGCAGAAGAAGAGACAAAAATTCGCTACAATCCAGAACAGCACCTTTTCCCCGAGGAAGCGCGCAGAATGAAGAAGGACGCGGAGATCGGAGATGAGATCATCTTCCCCCTTGAGAGCAAGGACGACTACGGCCGCATCGCCGCGCAAACTGCAAAACAAGTGATTATCCAACGCATCAGAGAAGCAGAGCGAACATCTGCATTTGAAGAATACGGCAAGCGACGCGGGGAGGTTGTGAACGGGACCGTGCAACGCATTGAGCGTGGGACCATCTTTGTTGACCTGGGAAGAACAACTGGTGTTTTGCCACGAGATGAGCAAATCCCGGGTGAGTACTTCCGCCAAGGAGACCGGATCCGCGCATATCTTTACGACATCGAGGAGGGGGCACGAGAGATTACTCTCCGCCTTTCGCGGTCGCACCCTCGCTTTCTCCACAAGCTAATGGAAATTGAAGTCCCCGAAATCGCAAACGGCGCAGTGGAGATTAAGGGTATCGTTCGCGAACCAGGGAGCCGTTCCAAGGTTGCTGTCGCCTCAAATGATGAACACATAGACCCAGTCGGTTCGTGTGTCGGACAACGAGGCGTCCGCATCACCGCCGTGATGAACGAGCTCGGAGGGGAAAAGATCGATATCATCGAGTGGGCGGCCCAAGAAGAACAGTTCATCGCACGCGCGCTTTCGCCGGCAGATGTCATTGATGTAACACTAAAAAGTGAGGAGCGTCGTGCAGAAATAATGGTCTCCCCGGACCAATACTCTCTTGCGATTGGCAAGGGCGGTCAAAACGCGAGACTGGCTGCACGTCTTACGGGCTGGAGAATTGATATTAAGGAGTCGACGGGTAAACAAGAACTCAAGACGGGGGATGTAACGGTGGATGCGGAGAAAACGAAGGAGGAGTCAAAAGCTAATGAGAAAAGTGAGTAA